From the Lolium rigidum isolate FL_2022 chromosome 2, APGP_CSIRO_Lrig_0.1, whole genome shotgun sequence genome, one window contains:
- the LOC124691964 gene encoding transcription factor HY5-like: MQEQGESSRPSSSDRSSSSGHHMDAKEGMESDDEIGTVPELGLGPGGPSTSGRRDPGGSERAQSSTAQGSARRRGRTPADKEHKRLKRLLRNRVSAQQARERKKAYLGDLEVKVKDLEKKNSELEERHSTLQNENQMLRQILKNTTVSRRGPSEGQ, encoded by the exons ATGCAGGAGCAGGGGGAGAGCTCGCGGCCTTCCAGCAGCGACAGGTCCTCAAGCTCCGGCCACCACATGGACGCCAAAGAAG GGATGGAGAGCGACGACGAGATAGGCACGGTGCCGGAGCTGGGCCTGGGGCCAGGCGGCCCTTCCACGTCCGGCAGAAGGGACCCCGGCGGCTCCGAGCGCGCGCAGTCCTCCACGGCGCAAGGCAGCGCGCGCCGCCGGGGCCGCACCCCGGCCGACAAGGAGCACAAGCGACTCAAAAG GTTGCTGAGGAACCGGGTATCAGCACAGCAGGCAAGGGAGAGGAAGAAAGCTTATTTGGGTGATCTAGAAGTGAAGGTGAAAGACCTAGAGAAGAAGAACTCGGAGCTGGAAGAGAGACACTCCACTCTTCAGAATGAGAACCAGATGCTCCGTCAG ATCCTGAAGAATACCACTGTGAGcagaagagggccgagtgaggGTCAATAG